The following proteins are co-located in the Lentisphaera araneosa HTCC2155 genome:
- a CDS encoding DUF1552 domain-containing protein: MKTKLNRRSVLKGFVGVSLALPILEIMGEEVLKESNRAKRFCALYTANGMSHPQEKNKIDQWNWYPSETGRNFKFNESTKAFEKLRSQVSMFGGFGHKNAILSDPHVCSDMWLTGAPFHDPKPGTYNTISLDQVIAQHTKKHCRQASLVLSIDNGVGFLSRTGTIAYNNEGKPIPAENNPRNVFNRLFLSSKDSMEQQRVLLKKKMKIVDAVLDSSRDFNKRLGSADREKMDQYLTSLSELESRLETSEKWIDIPLKQQDFSHLDFDYDLEQDPAQFYQTMFDVITLAFDADITRSVAFMLNREDGMGISNTFPLRLGLSKDHHGLSHAKDKKGQMDFAKYDQFLSGQVSYFLENLKKTKEADSNLLDNSLVLFGSGCSTTHNVKNVPTLLAGGKNMGVKHGSYFRRDGERLNNLYLSILKSMDIPVNSFGDSTKELKEGIFTYQKA; encoded by the coding sequence ATGAAGACAAAATTAAATAGACGTTCAGTACTAAAAGGTTTCGTAGGCGTGAGCCTAGCTCTGCCCATACTAGAAATTATGGGTGAAGAAGTCCTGAAAGAATCGAATCGAGCCAAGCGTTTTTGTGCGCTTTATACCGCCAATGGCATGTCTCATCCCCAAGAAAAAAACAAAATAGATCAATGGAATTGGTACCCCTCAGAAACAGGGCGCAATTTTAAATTTAACGAATCGACTAAAGCCTTTGAGAAACTGCGTAGTCAAGTGTCGATGTTTGGTGGTTTCGGTCACAAAAATGCCATCCTATCGGATCCACACGTTTGTTCTGATATGTGGCTCACTGGTGCACCATTTCACGACCCTAAACCAGGTACGTATAATACGATATCTTTAGATCAGGTGATTGCCCAGCATACTAAGAAACATTGTCGCCAAGCGTCTTTAGTTTTATCAATTGATAATGGTGTAGGTTTCCTATCGAGAACAGGTACGATTGCCTACAATAATGAAGGTAAGCCAATTCCCGCAGAGAATAACCCCCGGAATGTCTTCAATCGCCTTTTCTTAAGCTCAAAAGACTCCATGGAACAACAGCGCGTTCTCTTGAAAAAGAAAATGAAAATTGTCGATGCGGTACTCGATAGCTCTCGCGATTTTAATAAGCGTTTGGGTTCAGCTGATAGAGAGAAAATGGATCAGTATTTGACCTCACTCAGTGAATTGGAATCACGCCTCGAAACATCAGAAAAATGGATCGATATTCCCCTTAAACAACAAGATTTTAGTCACTTAGATTTTGATTATGATCTCGAGCAAGATCCCGCGCAATTCTATCAGACCATGTTTGATGTGATTACTCTAGCTTTCGATGCGGATATCACTCGTTCAGTTGCCTTCATGCTCAACCGTGAGGATGGTATGGGTATTTCAAATACTTTCCCATTGCGTTTAGGTTTGAGTAAGGATCACCATGGGCTTTCTCATGCCAAAGACAAGAAAGGTCAGATGGACTTCGCGAAATATGATCAATTCCTCAGTGGACAAGTTTCCTACTTCCTAGAAAATTTGAAGAAGACAAAAGAAGCCGATTCTAATTTATTAGATAATTCACTGGTGCTTTTCGGTAGTGGTTGCAGTACCACTCACAATGTAAAAAATGTACCAACCTTATTAGCTGGTGGTAAGAATATGGGTGTGAAACACGGTTCCTATTTCCGTCGTGATGGTGAACGTCTCAACAATCTCTATTTGAGTATTTTGAAATCTATGGACATTCCAGTGAATAGTTTTGGTGATAGCACCAAAGAACTCAAAGAGGGCATCTTCACTTATCAAAAGGCTTAA
- a CDS encoding enolase C-terminal domain-like protein, whose translation MSLTITKVVARDARFPLGPGAGSDAVHLDAVYSYAVCELYTDGEEKGSGLAFTVGAGNELVCQAIEFLAQELVGKEIDELMADFGEFQRKLSNHTQFRWIGPHKGVVQLALGAITNACFDLWAKKKAVPLWKLLLDLSTEETIQLLDFSYVEDVLSKEEARVILNSHVIDRHKRENVLTDNYQGYDTSIGWFNYSDQKVRDNIKKSMAAGFTSMKLKVGSPDHERDLRRAYMVRECAGDAATVMLDCNQQWQLQESIEFMMKAKDMNPYWIEEPTHPDDILGHQTLARAISPVKVACGEHVPNRVIFKNYLQSNAMHFNQVDAVRVGGISEFILISLMSRKFNIPVVPHVGDMGQIHQHLVLFNHIAMGHEALFLEHIPHLQEHFVHPCQIVDGRYITPQEIGASSDLKCLQADNIRVAI comes from the coding sequence ATGAGTTTAACAATTACAAAAGTAGTGGCTCGGGATGCACGTTTTCCCTTGGGACCAGGAGCGGGAAGTGATGCGGTTCACCTCGATGCGGTGTATTCTTATGCAGTGTGCGAGTTGTACACTGATGGCGAAGAGAAGGGCAGTGGTTTAGCATTTACGGTGGGAGCGGGTAACGAACTCGTTTGTCAGGCCATTGAGTTTTTAGCGCAAGAACTCGTTGGTAAAGAAATCGATGAATTGATGGCAGATTTTGGTGAGTTTCAACGCAAGCTCTCGAATCACACACAATTTCGTTGGATTGGTCCTCATAAGGGCGTGGTTCAGTTAGCTTTGGGGGCTATTACCAACGCTTGTTTTGATCTTTGGGCTAAGAAAAAAGCTGTGCCTCTGTGGAAGCTCTTGTTAGATCTTTCGACGGAAGAAACAATTCAGCTTTTAGATTTCTCTTATGTGGAAGATGTACTGAGCAAAGAGGAGGCTCGAGTGATTCTGAATTCGCATGTGATTGATCGTCACAAGCGTGAAAATGTTTTGACGGACAATTATCAGGGTTACGATACCTCAATTGGTTGGTTTAATTATTCTGATCAAAAGGTACGCGATAATATCAAAAAGAGTATGGCTGCGGGCTTTACTTCTATGAAGCTCAAAGTGGGATCTCCTGATCACGAGCGCGATTTGCGCCGTGCTTATATGGTACGCGAATGCGCTGGTGATGCAGCCACTGTGATGCTTGACTGTAATCAGCAGTGGCAGTTGCAGGAATCTATTGAGTTTATGATGAAAGCGAAGGATATGAATCCTTATTGGATCGAAGAACCGACGCATCCAGATGATATCTTAGGACACCAAACTTTGGCTCGTGCCATTTCACCCGTGAAAGTGGCTTGCGGCGAACACGTGCCCAATCGCGTTATTTTCAAGAATTACCTGCAATCGAATGCGATGCACTTTAATCAAGTGGATGCAGTGCGAGTGGGCGGCATTAGTGAGTTTATACTGATTTCTTTAATGAGTCGAAAGTTCAATATTCCCGTTGTGCCTCACGTGGGTGACATGGGACAAATTCACCAACACTTGGTGCTCTTCAATCATATTGCCATGGGACATGAAGCCTTGTTCCTCGAACACATTCCTCACCTTCAAGAGCATTTTGTTCATCCCTGCCAGATTGTAGATGGGCGCTATATAACACCTCAGGAAATCGGTGCGAGCAGCGATTTGAAATGCCTTCAAGCGGATAATATCCGCGTGGCTATTTAA
- a CDS encoding c-type cytochrome, with protein sequence MHPAKALFKEKCAQCHGLNAEGNDLLNAPTLASQSSLYISEQLHKFKKGIRGGDAKVDAVASLMSQQAKTLQESVIKLLAQYLSKLEAPKRGVVENESAQAGEKIYQKQANCISCHGDYGQGNDSMKAPKLNILSASYIAAELNKFAKNQRGLSADKDPHGYLMVKTLKDYALSEKNFKDLAVYISTLRKPKEEKK encoded by the coding sequence GTGCATCCCGCAAAAGCCCTTTTTAAAGAAAAGTGTGCTCAATGCCATGGGCTCAATGCAGAAGGAAATGATTTACTCAATGCACCGACGCTTGCCTCCCAATCATCGCTCTACATAAGTGAACAATTGCATAAATTCAAAAAAGGCATTCGTGGCGGTGATGCAAAAGTTGATGCGGTAGCTAGCCTGATGTCTCAGCAGGCAAAAACTCTGCAAGAATCAGTAATCAAGTTACTTGCTCAGTACCTCTCAAAACTTGAAGCACCAAAGAGGGGAGTCGTAGAAAACGAATCGGCTCAAGCTGGAGAAAAAATCTACCAAAAGCAAGCGAACTGCATCTCTTGCCATGGTGATTATGGCCAAGGTAATGATTCCATGAAGGCCCCAAAACTCAACATTCTTTCAGCGAGCTATATAGCAGCTGAATTGAATAAATTCGCCAAGAACCAGCGCGGATTAAGCGCCGATAAAGATCCTCATGGCTACCTCATGGTAAAAACGCTTAAAGACTATGCTTTAAGCGAAAAAAACTTCAAAGATCTAGCGGTTTATATCAGTACGCTCAGAAAACCCAAAGAAGAGAAAAAATAA
- a CDS encoding DUF1592 domain-containing protein, with protein sequence MMKNKKYFGLIAMLGSFVTHGQEAPSSDHYEENIQPILEKFCIRCHGEKKQKGGFRIDQLANDFSGKKLFSWEKMQHVLTMPLDSDEVMPPEDSKQPSAVERLMLTKWISENLDAGRLRAAEKNGSVRRLTKSQYRNTLRDLLSLDENVGRTLPDDAVSAEGFTNDGKSMQLSPMQMETYFSIAQKALDLAVVNPDEKPQIQNFKVNFGDEINKEPIADKLILGAGSKQFELKNFLVTEPVPQKPFAFEPYKMQRQYRFIEGYKGNSTVREWRDFDSIYHAVFAGTSGPRAPYPKGDPINFSDEGMLMRPSIPAKASWSPTIVWSPRFKISLRELPTTGNFKVKVTAAKFRDSLILKKGSPVIEDNVSTQSIYADNTAKSELIIPEEGIYQLDIKYLPKAKATNLNVKLGSQTFVLPLQAENGGKNGNKINVQGSDRKDVSSILIQVPGKDKYINLSEIEVYDRKNKKIKKPLITMSSEYAKSMGADKFTDGNFDNFGHTQQEDSPWIKIEFDKPTQVSSLIIYNRKGFESRFDGAEFTYFNKEKLIVKRLLNDISEASEIQEGLKVLRLAKGKYPVKIMPNKLLRLDSLSISPLNTNDDNYHLFTTFEQRNPLVNLQMGFRRDDGSTLNEIAPSQVVDSYEFKSYDFVGSINDFPSPVLNKANANYLAGIREIGLRHDYVTEIDVPRLIVKSVEFEGPYYETWPTKSHQSIFIPSANSENKEKYAKEIIQNFMFRAYRGKVSERDLAVAYKIWQDTYKESNEFRESVKDSLLVILTSPQFLFITEHSNSPEKEKLDDRELAAKLSYFLWNSPPDSELMAQAKENKISADLTKQVDAMINDPRFANFAERFTRDWLMLDKFDSIKVDNKLYPKLTKRMQQHLRQEPIEFINHLIQENLELSNIIHSDFTMGNDIVAEYYNIPNKNPQGLKFQRLNLTDKNRGGLFTQTSILTGLSDGHESNPVKRGTWVAKKIVAEPPGTPPPNVPNIDEEDKTLTLRQKLEAHRNQKGCKNCHKKIDSWGIPFEMFDAGGYLKANYEADSELPDGTEVNDLNEMKKYLIEDRMDQVAFSFMKHLAIYATGRSLNFDEVAFLKESSVRLADSGYKTRDLLKFVVNSHIFNTK encoded by the coding sequence ATGATGAAAAACAAAAAATACTTCGGTCTTATTGCGATGTTGGGAAGTTTTGTGACCCATGGTCAAGAAGCCCCTAGTTCCGACCATTACGAAGAGAACATACAGCCCATCTTAGAGAAGTTCTGTATCCGTTGCCATGGCGAAAAAAAGCAGAAGGGTGGTTTTCGTATTGATCAATTAGCGAATGATTTTTCCGGTAAAAAACTCTTTTCATGGGAGAAGATGCAGCATGTTTTGACAATGCCGCTTGATTCAGATGAAGTCATGCCTCCCGAAGATAGCAAGCAACCCTCCGCCGTTGAACGCCTCATGCTCACAAAGTGGATTAGTGAAAATTTAGATGCGGGACGCTTGCGTGCGGCAGAAAAGAATGGCTCCGTACGTCGTTTAACTAAGAGTCAGTATAGAAATACACTTCGCGACTTATTGAGTTTAGATGAAAATGTCGGACGGACTTTACCCGATGATGCTGTATCTGCAGAAGGTTTTACCAATGATGGTAAATCCATGCAGTTATCACCAATGCAAATGGAGACTTATTTCTCGATTGCGCAAAAGGCTTTAGATCTAGCTGTCGTCAATCCCGACGAAAAACCTCAGATTCAGAACTTCAAAGTTAATTTTGGGGATGAAATCAATAAAGAGCCTATTGCGGATAAATTAATTTTGGGAGCAGGAAGTAAACAGTTCGAGCTTAAAAACTTTTTAGTTACTGAACCAGTACCTCAAAAACCTTTTGCTTTTGAGCCTTACAAAATGCAGCGCCAGTATCGTTTTATCGAAGGTTACAAAGGTAACTCTACAGTACGAGAGTGGCGTGATTTCGATAGCATCTATCATGCGGTCTTTGCCGGTACAAGTGGTCCACGTGCACCATACCCCAAAGGCGATCCAATTAATTTTTCAGATGAAGGGATGCTGATGCGACCTTCAATTCCTGCCAAGGCCTCTTGGTCTCCGACAATTGTTTGGTCACCACGCTTTAAGATTTCTTTGCGTGAATTACCGACTACAGGCAATTTCAAAGTAAAAGTGACTGCAGCCAAATTTAGAGACAGCTTAATTTTGAAGAAAGGCAGTCCTGTTATTGAAGACAATGTAAGTACTCAAAGCATATATGCAGATAACACAGCTAAGAGTGAACTTATCATTCCTGAAGAAGGGATTTATCAGTTAGATATTAAATATCTCCCTAAGGCTAAAGCGACTAATTTGAACGTGAAATTAGGAAGTCAGACTTTCGTCCTTCCTCTCCAGGCAGAAAATGGCGGTAAAAATGGCAATAAAATTAATGTTCAAGGTTCAGATAGAAAAGATGTAAGTTCGATTTTAATTCAAGTTCCTGGAAAAGATAAATATATAAATCTTTCAGAAATCGAAGTGTACGACCGTAAAAATAAAAAAATTAAAAAGCCACTTATCACCATGAGTTCTGAATATGCTAAATCCATGGGTGCGGATAAATTTACAGATGGGAACTTTGATAATTTTGGTCACACTCAACAGGAAGATAGCCCTTGGATTAAAATTGAGTTTGATAAACCGACTCAAGTCAGTTCTTTAATTATCTATAATCGCAAAGGTTTTGAGAGTCGATTTGATGGTGCGGAGTTCACTTATTTTAATAAGGAGAAGCTTATTGTTAAACGCTTACTGAATGATATTTCTGAAGCCAGTGAAATTCAGGAAGGGCTTAAGGTGTTGAGGTTAGCAAAAGGCAAGTACCCTGTAAAAATCATGCCAAACAAGTTACTTCGACTCGATTCTCTAAGTATTAGTCCTTTGAATACAAATGATGATAATTATCACTTATTTACGACTTTTGAGCAGCGCAATCCACTAGTGAATTTACAAATGGGTTTCCGTCGTGATGATGGCAGTACGCTCAATGAAATTGCTCCAAGTCAAGTCGTCGATTCCTATGAGTTTAAATCTTATGATTTTGTGGGAAGCATCAATGATTTTCCAAGCCCTGTGCTCAATAAAGCCAACGCCAACTATTTGGCAGGTATTCGTGAAATTGGTTTGCGCCATGATTATGTGACTGAAATTGATGTGCCGCGACTGATTGTTAAGTCAGTCGAATTTGAAGGACCTTATTATGAAACCTGGCCGACAAAATCACATCAATCCATCTTTATCCCTTCAGCGAATAGCGAGAATAAAGAAAAGTATGCCAAAGAAATAATTCAGAATTTCATGTTCCGAGCGTATCGCGGCAAAGTCAGTGAAAGAGACTTGGCGGTAGCCTATAAAATTTGGCAAGATACTTACAAAGAGAGCAATGAATTCCGTGAGAGTGTCAAAGATTCACTCTTAGTCATTTTAACTTCTCCGCAATTCCTCTTTATCACCGAGCATTCAAATTCTCCAGAAAAAGAAAAGCTCGATGATCGTGAGCTAGCGGCTAAATTATCGTATTTCTTATGGAATAGTCCGCCAGATAGCGAACTTATGGCCCAAGCCAAAGAGAATAAGATTAGTGCAGACCTAACTAAGCAGGTGGATGCGATGATCAACGATCCACGCTTTGCGAACTTCGCAGAACGCTTCACTCGCGATTGGTTGATGTTGGATAAATTTGATTCGATTAAAGTGGATAATAAACTTTATCCCAAACTTACTAAGCGCATGCAACAGCACCTGAGGCAGGAACCTATTGAGTTTATCAATCACCTAATTCAAGAGAACTTAGAACTGAGCAATATTATTCATTCTGACTTCACAATGGGTAATGACATTGTTGCGGAGTACTACAATATTCCCAATAAAAATCCGCAGGGTTTAAAATTCCAAAGACTTAATCTTACTGATAAAAACCGTGGTGGCCTCTTTACGCAGACGAGTATTTTAACGGGCTTATCAGATGGTCACGAGTCGAACCCAGTGAAGCGCGGTACTTGGGTGGCTAAAAAGATTGTAGCGGAACCTCCGGGCACGCCACCACCAAATGTTCCCAATATTGACGAAGAAGATAAAACTTTGACTTTGCGTCAAAAATTAGAGGCTCACAGAAATCAAAAGGGCTGTAAAAATTGTCACAAAAAGATCGATTCCTGGGGCATTCCATTTGAGATGTTTGATGCAGGTGGTTACCTCAAAGCCAATTACGAAGCAGATAGTGAATTACCCGATGGCACAGAAGTGAATGACTTGAACGAGATGAAAAAATATCTCATTGAAGACCGCATGGATCAAGTCGCCTTTAGCTTCATGAAACATTTAGCGATTTACGCAACGGGTCGCAGCCTCAATTTTGACGAAGTGGCTTTCCTGAAAGAGAGCTCAGTCCGACTCGCAGACTCTGGTTATAAGACCAGAGATTTGTTGAAATTCGTCGTAAATAGTCACATTTTTAATACAAAGTAA
- a CDS encoding sodium:solute symporter, producing the protein MENSIDMDVNAEAVNSIGGIDIGVIIVYIVGIIAVGCWAGMRNKNKEESAKDYFLAGGTLKWPAIGLALFATNISTVHLVSLAQTGFDEGLLSGNYEWMAVFTLVILGVFFAPFYIRSKVTTLPDFLEKRYSRTCRDWLAVMSVVSAIAIHIAFALYTGAVVLKGMFGFPILYSVIGVAILTGIYTVVGGLMAVVLTESIQTIVLLLGACFVTYFCWTKLGSSGESVIDLITSHAQIKNDSGEVIDSKLSMLKSGGHSPWYAFLLGFPVLGIWYWCADQTIVQRVLGAKDENHARVGSIFAGFIKILPVFIFILPGLMFYAIIQQGIIPESAMPTKLVDGKEVIDSSQTYAVMIRELLPVGLKGVVAAALLSALMSTVSGALNSISTLVSYDIYKRFKADADDQHLVKVGRIACVAATIISIIISLQLDRFGSIIQGLNTLIGYIAAPITAVFVMGVFWKKASAKAAVTSLALGFVISLVLMIFSFTGITIPVWSEVPFLMQAFYLCAFYMILIGIISTLNPHEHTVESEKLYWKTPFEALQGEAWKGVGNYKSLSGVLICIMIVLFYTFR; encoded by the coding sequence ATGGAAAATTCAATTGATATGGATGTCAATGCCGAAGCAGTCAATAGCATCGGCGGAATCGACATTGGGGTGATTATTGTTTATATCGTCGGTATTATAGCGGTAGGTTGTTGGGCGGGAATGCGCAATAAAAATAAGGAGGAATCTGCAAAGGATTATTTCTTAGCTGGTGGAACCTTGAAGTGGCCGGCCATTGGTCTTGCGCTCTTCGCAACCAATATCTCCACTGTCCACCTCGTTTCATTGGCTCAAACGGGTTTTGACGAAGGGCTACTTTCGGGCAATTACGAATGGATGGCGGTCTTCACTTTAGTGATTCTAGGGGTGTTTTTTGCGCCTTTTTATATCCGTTCAAAAGTTACGACCCTGCCTGACTTTTTGGAGAAGCGTTACTCGCGAACTTGTCGAGATTGGCTGGCTGTCATGTCAGTGGTCTCTGCCATAGCGATTCACATTGCCTTTGCTTTGTATACAGGTGCGGTAGTGCTCAAGGGTATGTTTGGCTTTCCGATTCTTTATAGCGTTATTGGCGTAGCTATACTTACTGGTATCTATACTGTTGTGGGTGGTTTGATGGCTGTGGTGCTCACGGAATCTATCCAAACGATTGTTCTCTTGCTCGGAGCGTGTTTTGTGACTTATTTTTGTTGGACGAAGTTAGGGAGCAGTGGTGAAAGTGTGATTGATTTGATCACTAGTCATGCACAGATTAAAAACGATAGTGGAGAAGTGATAGATAGTAAACTGAGTATGCTCAAAAGCGGTGGGCATTCCCCTTGGTATGCTTTTTTGCTGGGCTTTCCCGTTTTAGGTATTTGGTATTGGTGTGCCGATCAAACGATTGTTCAGCGTGTCTTGGGAGCTAAAGATGAAAATCACGCTCGAGTGGGCTCAATTTTTGCAGGTTTTATTAAAATACTTCCTGTGTTCATCTTCATACTTCCAGGTTTGATGTTTTACGCTATTATCCAGCAAGGAATTATTCCTGAGTCAGCCATGCCCACAAAGTTAGTGGATGGTAAAGAAGTGATTGATTCGAGTCAAACTTATGCGGTGATGATTCGCGAACTTCTCCCCGTGGGGCTCAAAGGCGTGGTGGCTGCGGCTCTTCTTTCAGCTCTCATGAGTACGGTTTCAGGAGCACTGAACTCGATTTCAACCTTGGTGAGCTACGATATTTATAAGCGCTTTAAAGCAGATGCTGACGATCAGCACCTCGTGAAAGTAGGACGAATTGCCTGTGTAGCCGCGACAATTATTTCCATCATTATCTCTCTACAGCTGGATCGCTTTGGTAGTATCATTCAAGGACTCAATACTTTGATTGGCTATATTGCGGCACCAATTACGGCAGTATTTGTCATGGGTGTCTTCTGGAAAAAAGCATCGGCAAAAGCCGCCGTGACCTCTTTGGCGCTGGGCTTTGTGATTTCATTAGTCTTGATGATCTTTAGTTTTACTGGGATCACGATTCCCGTTTGGAGTGAAGTTCCCTTCCTTATGCAAGCCTTTTATCTCTGTGCCTTTTATATGATTTTAATTGGTATTATATCCACTTTAAACCCCCATGAACATACGGTAGAAAGTGAGAAGCTTTATTGGAAAACACCTTTTGAAGCTCTCCAAGGCGAAGCCTGGAAAGGGGTGGGGAATTATAAAAGCTTATCTGGCGTACTGATTTGTATAATGATTGTTCTTTTTTATACTTTTAGGTAG
- a CDS encoding ISNCY-like element ISLar6 family transposase, translating to MNDTLFSEYFIGELQQTAGILSGPLKIAGEIILLPEFEGIRKAIESDQFQLSMDRAATKNREFKNGNTKKHPPAELVVALFIARHFYNNCYGERGYSMLCENSSLHQFIGRLGIGKFPSRNTIHEQISALSEHTLTLFHQAILNCVKACDLDDFSAVIIDSTAIKADSSWPVDSALLKNLSCKVMKNIQKVHDKLPCLERRGIPLKRLQNYCDDMSKLDFVISMFKGKKGAKKMRYKSYTQELLPRCRKFITRLEKVLPKIKQHCSSIKSSMLDEDFSRFIDKVLMVEHRFKMAPEDYDAKTARKIYSMSDDDAAFIKKGGRETVFGYRPNFAFSANGFLTSFILESGNTSDSKVFADCLVENKKMTVESAMMVSVDDGYSSATNLDYAIEQGVELVSISGSKGKKLLGEEIYESENYQLARNIRSISEAGISKMKNYHNLERFTVCGLKRVRQETLISTIGFNLERLYQLLSQIELQVAA from the coding sequence ATGAACGATACTCTTTTTTCCGAATATTTCATCGGGGAACTACAACAAACGGCAGGAATTTTAAGCGGTCCGCTGAAGATTGCGGGGGAAATCATACTTCTTCCTGAATTTGAAGGGATCCGAAAAGCGATTGAGAGTGATCAATTCCAGTTGAGTATGGATAGGGCCGCTACTAAAAATCGCGAATTTAAAAATGGCAATACCAAAAAGCATCCACCAGCGGAATTAGTGGTTGCCTTGTTCATAGCCCGTCACTTTTATAATAATTGTTACGGGGAACGCGGCTATAGCATGTTATGTGAGAACAGTTCATTACATCAATTTATCGGGCGCCTAGGCATCGGGAAGTTCCCTTCACGCAATACGATTCATGAACAGATTTCTGCACTTTCTGAACATACCCTTACACTTTTTCATCAAGCTATTTTGAACTGTGTCAAAGCATGTGACTTAGATGATTTCTCAGCAGTAATCATTGATTCCACAGCCATCAAAGCCGATTCGTCCTGGCCGGTTGATAGTGCATTACTGAAGAACCTTAGTTGTAAAGTTATGAAAAATATTCAGAAAGTACATGATAAGCTCCCTTGCCTTGAACGTAGAGGAATCCCTCTCAAACGTCTACAGAATTACTGTGATGATATGAGTAAATTGGATTTTGTGATTTCGATGTTTAAAGGGAAGAAAGGAGCCAAGAAAATGAGGTATAAGTCTTATACACAAGAACTTTTGCCGAGGTGTCGAAAATTTATAACACGCCTGGAAAAGGTTCTACCTAAAATCAAACAGCACTGTAGCAGTATAAAGTCCTCGATGCTTGATGAAGATTTTTCTCGCTTTATTGATAAAGTTTTGATGGTTGAGCACCGCTTTAAGATGGCTCCTGAGGACTACGATGCCAAGACGGCAAGAAAAATTTACAGTATGAGTGATGACGACGCTGCCTTTATCAAAAAAGGCGGTCGTGAAACAGTTTTTGGTTATCGTCCAAACTTTGCTTTTAGTGCCAATGGTTTTCTGACTTCTTTCATTTTGGAATCTGGAAATACCAGTGACAGTAAAGTCTTTGCAGATTGCCTTGTGGAAAATAAAAAAATGACTGTAGAATCCGCTATGATGGTCAGTGTTGATGATGGATATAGCTCTGCAACGAATTTGGATTACGCCATAGAACAGGGAGTGGAATTAGTCAGTATCAGCGGTTCAAAGGGCAAGAAGCTTCTGGGAGAAGAAATTTATGAAAGTGAAAACTATCAGCTGGCGAGAAACATCCGCTCAATCTCTGAAGCGGGGATTTCAAAGATGAAGAACTATCACAATCTTGAGAGGTTTACCGTTTGTGGCTTAAAGAGAGTTCGACAGGAAACGCTCATAAGCACTATAGGGTTCAACTTGGAGAGACTCTACCAGTTATTATCTCAAATCGAACTTCAAGTTGCTGCGTAG
- a CDS encoding AraC family transcriptional regulator: protein MNLLERYGIREGDQASLHKSLPVIGRRVITQVLEEAIFPHSMPFFQAIYVEKGELEWWVDGHFYHLSPGDLILVKPYETQSSLMGRLPLGERYFLQFNLYEKHDDISPEEFSFITKTLSEFIPRVISPGEEFKRPFLKLIEAHRNQDEMSTMISKAQFYEIFTCLYQAQQSYLKSVKVEHSAALSMINTVDHYILQHFDQVITSSNLARLFNLSEVHFRRKFQAVSSMSPIKYVASKKLQEARRLLTESKFSIGEIALELAFSSSQHFSSAFTKAFSLSPREYRNEVKNAQTQLPLKKVSDVAAAIASKFPGK, encoded by the coding sequence ATGAACTTACTAGAACGCTACGGCATCCGCGAAGGCGACCAAGCCAGCCTCCACAAGTCCTTACCCGTCATCGGTCGACGCGTCATTACTCAAGTACTTGAAGAAGCAATTTTTCCCCATAGCATGCCTTTCTTCCAAGCCATCTATGTAGAGAAAGGCGAACTGGAGTGGTGGGTCGATGGGCATTTCTACCACCTCTCACCAGGTGATCTCATTTTGGTTAAACCTTATGAAACTCAGTCTTCCTTAATGGGGCGCCTTCCCCTTGGAGAACGTTATTTTTTACAATTCAACCTCTATGAAAAGCACGATGATATTAGCCCTGAAGAGTTTTCATTTATCACTAAGACTCTTTCCGAATTCATCCCTCGCGTCATTTCTCCCGGAGAAGAATTTAAACGTCCTTTTTTGAAACTAATTGAGGCTCACCGCAATCAGGATGAAATGAGCACCATGATCTCCAAGGCTCAATTTTACGAGATTTTCACCTGCCTTTATCAAGCTCAACAATCTTACTTAAAATCCGTTAAAGTTGAACACTCCGCAGCCTTAAGCATGATCAACACCGTAGACCATTATATTCTCCAGCACTTTGATCAAGTCATCACGAGTTCGAATCTCGCTCGCCTGTTTAACTTGAGTGAAGTTCATTTTCGCCGAAAATTTCAAGCGGTGAGTTCCATGTCACCCATCAAATATGTCGCTAGTAAAAAACTCCAAGAAGCTCGACGCCTACTTACCGAATCAAAGTTCAGTATTGGAGAAATTGCTCTCGAACTCGCCTTCTCTAGCTCTCAACACTTTTCTTCTGCCTTTACCAAAGCCTTTTCCTTGAGTCCTCGCGAATACCGCAATGAAGTGAAAAATGCTCAAACTCAACTCCCTCTCAAAAAAGTCTCTGATGTGGCCGCCGCCATCGCCTCAAAATTCCCAGGAAAATAA